CCGCGACGCTCGTCGTGCTCACGCTGGAGGGCAACGAGGAGCTCCAGCTCACGGACACGCTGGGCTACGCGCGCGTGGCGCTGGGGCCCACGGCGCTGCTGGCCTCGCAGCTCAAGCTGGAGGAACTGGGACCGGAGGCGCTGGACGAGGCCTTCACGCCGGAGGTGCTGGCGAAGTTGCTCAGGCGCAGGCGCAGTGCGCTCAAGACGGTGCTCCTCAACCAGCGCGTGCTCGCGGGGCTGGGCAACCGCGACGCGGACGAGAGCATGTGGGTCGCGGGCATCGACCCCCGGCGGCTGGCGTCGTCCCTGTCCCCGTCCGAAATCGTCCGGCTGCACCAGGGCATCCGCGACGTGCTGGAAGAGGGACTGCGGCTGCGCGGCACGCAGCGCGACCTGTTCGGCGTGCAGGGGCAGGCGAAGCACCGGCGCAACATCTTCGGCAAGACAGGGGCGCCCTGTCCCCGCTGCGCCACGCCCGTGTCGCATCTGCGCATCGGCGGCCGCAACACGCACTGGTGCGCGCACTGCCAGCCCGCGGACGGCGCCGTGACAGAGGCCCCGGCGCAGACGTCACTGCTCTGAGCTGGTATGAACGGGAGCGTGTCCGACGTTCCCGCCCCCTCGCCCCTGTCCCTCGATGACGCGCTCGCGCGAGCGAGCGAAGAGCTTCAGTTCCCCAGCTACTACCAGTCCAGCGTGCGCCCGCTGCTGCGCGACCCGGAAGGGCGCTGGCCCCACTGCTGCGGCGGAGGCTGCGAGCCGTGCGCCCAGACGCTCATCCGCGTCGCGATGCGCGCGTTGGAGCTGATGGGCACGCCGCGCCAGAGCCCGCCGCCAGACTTCTAGGAAACTTCTAGAAGAGCCGCGTCCCCAGGCCCACGCGCCCGGTGAGCCCCAGCCGCGTCTGGCCCGCGCCCGCGCGCTCCTGGAACGTCTCCACGCCCACCTGTCCCGCCGCGAGCAGCGACAGGTTGCCGCCCAGGTAGACCTCCACGCCAAGGCCGCCCAGCGCCTGGAAGCGCCGCTGCTTGTCGCCCGTGAGCCCCAGGTCGATGGGCAGGTCCACCAGGCCCAGCACCATCACGGTGTCCGCCACGCGGTAGCCCGCAACCATCCCCGGCAGGATGCGCACCAGCACGCCGGAGAAGTTGTCGTCGTCCATGTACGTGGCGCCGGAGTTGAGCACCAGGCCCACGCCCAGCGTCGGCGCCAGCCCGAACCTGCCGCTGCGCACCACCTCCTTGCGGCCTACGAGCTCCAGCGACGCGCCCAGCTTGAACCAGTCGAAGCGCGCCCGCGCCTCCACCTCCAGCGCACCCAGCCCCTGCCGGAACCCCAGCCCCACCTCCGGCGCGCCCGTGTAGCCATAGAGCGCCGTCGCCCCCGCGGGCAGCATCACCGGCGCCACCACGGAGCCCAGCGGGTCCTCCTGCGAGAAGGAGACTTCGGCGTCCTGGGCGGAGGCGAGCGTGGGCAGGACGAGGAGGGCGAGCAACGGTCCGAGGCGCGTCATGGCGCGCACCCTAGCTTGGCTTGCAGCCTGGCCAAAACCCAACGAATCCAGGGACTTGGAGGCAGGTTGTACATTCGGCCGGGTTCCCTGGAAGAATGGGGAATCCATGGTTGCCTACCTGCACGCCGCACCGCCTCCTGAAACCTCCGCGCCCGCGGGAGGTCGTGATGCACTCGACCTTCCGGGTGGGACTGGGGACTGGGTGCTGCTCGTGGGGGAGACGGCGCGGCCCGCGGTGGCGGAGGCGCTCGCCCGCGAGGGCTTCGAGCCCGTGCTCGTGGACGGGGCCCGCGCGGCGTTGGCGCGGCTGGGCGTGGAGGCGGGCGGGACGCTGCCGGGCGTGGCGCCCACGGATTCGAAGGACGGGCTGCCCCGGCTGGTCATCATCGACGCGGACCTGCCGGACGGCGACGGCTTCAGCCTCTGCGGCGTGCTCCGCGCGGACCCGAAGTGCGCGCACCTGCCGGTGCTGCTGGTGGCGAAGCTCGCGGAGGAGTTCCACCGCGACCTCGCCGCGGGCGTGGGCGCGGACGAGTACCTGGTGGAGCCGGTGGACGCGCGCGACGTGGCGGTGCTCGCGCGGCTCAAGGCGGGACGGCGCGGCGATGAGGACGTCTACGACGCGCACACCTCGACGCTGCCGCTCGTGGCGCTGGTGCGCGCCCTGCTATCCGGCGTGCGCTCGGGGCGGGTGGTGCTGTCGGAGGACTCGGGCACGCTCTTCTTCCGCCATGGCCTGGTGGTGGACGCGGCCTTCCACGGCGAGCGCGGCAGCCTCGCGTTCCGGCGCCTCTTGTGCTTCGGCGCGGGCGCGTACACGGTGACGTTCGGCCCGGAGCTGCAACGCGGCAGCTTCTCCATGGACCGCCCGTTCATCTGCGAGCAGGTGGTGCCCGGCCTGGAGCGCTTCGAACAGCTGCGCGTCAAGGGCCTGCCCCTGGCGGCGCGGCTCACGGTGGACTTCAACCGGCTGGCGCAGGAGCTGCCCTCGCTGCCGGAGGACGTGGAGCAGGTGGTGCGCCTCTTCGACGGGCGGCGCACCGTGCGCGCGATGCTGCTGGAGTGCCGCTTCCCGGAGGCCCTGGCCTACGAGGCGGCGACCCGCCTGTTCATGCTGGGCGTGCTGGTGCCCGCCATCCTGGTGGAGGAGCGCGAGCGCGCCCGGGAGTCCGCGGGGCCGCCCCGCCTCTTCGAGCCCGTCCTGGCCCCCGATTCCGAGCCGGAGCCCGGGCCGGACGCATCGTGAGGGTTTGACTCGGGCGGCCTGCTCGGGGCACAAGGCCGGGAGCGCCACGGGCTGAACGCCCGTCCACCCCACGCCTGAGCCGCCGCCATGTCCGGTCACAACCGATGGTCGAAACTCAAACGCCGCAATGCCGTCCTGGGCGTGGCCAAGGGCAAGCTCTACTCCAAGGCCATCAAGGAGATGACCGTCGCCGCGCGCCTGGGCGGTGGTGACCCGTCCAGCAACGCCCGCCTGCGCGTGGCCGTGGCCCAGGCGCGCGAGTCGAACATCCCGCGCGACACCATCGAGCGCGCCATCAAGAAGGGCACGGGCGAGCTGGCCGGCGAGTCGTACGAAGAGGTGACGTACGAGGGCTACGGCCCCGGCGGCGTCGCGCTCATCATCGAGTGCCTCACCGACAACCGGAACCGCTCCGCCAGCGACGTGCGCAACCTCTTGAGCAACTACGGAGGGAACATGGGCGCGGAGGGCGCCGTGGGCTGGATGTTCCACCGGAAGGGCGTCATCACCGTGAAGCCCGGCCCCACCGAGGACCAGGTGATGGAGCAGGCCCTGGACGCGGGCGCCGAGGACGTCGTGGACCAGGGGCCGGACGGCTTCGAGGTGCGCACCGCCCCGGCGGACCTGCACGCGGTGGGCGCGAAGCTGGAGGCCGCGGGCCTGGCCCTGGGCGAGCAGAAGTGGACCTTCGTGCCGCAGAACACCGTGAAGGTGGAAGGCGACAACGCGAAGCGCCTGTTGAAGCTGATGGATGCGCTCGACGACAACGACGACGTGCAGCACGTGCACGCCAACTTCGAAATCGACGAGTCCCTGATGGAGTCGCTGTCCACGTAGCGCCCCGGCAAGGGGCGCGTGGGAAAGGAACGGGCCGGTGCGGGTACTCGGCGTGGACCCTGGCAGCCGCTTCATGGGCTTCGGGGTGGTGGAGGAGAAGAAGGGCAAGCTCGTGCACCTGGGCCATGGCGTCATCAAGGTGGTGGAGTCCGCGCCCCTCGCTGAACGCCTGAAGGACCTGCACGCCGCCTTGAGCGCCGCGCTCGGGCGCTACCAGCCGGAGGCCGTGGCCGTGGAGGGCCTCTTCACCTTCCGCAACGCCCGCAGCGCCCTGGTGCTGGGCCACGCGCGCGGCGTGGCGCTGCTCGCCGCGGCGCAGGCGGGCCTGCCCGTGCACGAGTACGCCCCCGCCAGCGTGAAGAAGTCCGTGGGCGCCAGCGGCGCGGGCGGCAAGGACGCCGTGGCGCGCATGGTGCGCACGCTGCTCGGCGTGGATGAAGCGACGCTGGAGCGCGCGGATGCCAGCGACGCGCTCGCCGTGGCGCTGTGCCACTTGAACCAGTTCCGCGTGGGCATTCCCCGCGCCAGCGCTCCCGGCAACGGCAAGCGCAAGGGGGCCGCGTCGGTGCTCGCGGACCGCCTGTCGTCCGCCTACCAGCGCCCGGAGACCCGCCGATGATCGCCCGGCTGCGTGGCAACGTGTTGGAGAAGGGTGCGGAAGACGCCGTCGTCGACGTGAACGGCGTGGGCTACCGCGTGAACCTGTCCACCGTGTCGCTGGGCAAGCTGCCCGCGGACGGCCAGCCGGTGGACCTGCGCATCCGCACCGTGGTGCGCGAGGACGCCTTCGAGCTCTTCGGCTTCCTCTCCCCCGCGGAGGAGGAGCTCTTCCAACTGCTCAACACCGTGTCCCGCGTCGGTCCGCGCATGGCCCTGGGCGTGATGTCCGGCATGGAGGTGGGCGAGCTCATCGCGGCGCTGTCGCGCGGTGAGACGAGCCGGCTCGCCAAGATTCACGGCGTGGGCAAGAAGACCGCCGAGCGGCTCGTCCTGGAGCTCAAGGAGAAGGTGCGCAACCTCCACTCGGAGGGCATCGCGAAGGGCACCACCCCGCGCGCGCCCATCACCTCCGGCAACAAGGCGGACCTCGTCTCCGCGCTGCTCAACCTGGGCTACAAGCAGCCCCAGGCGGAGAAGGCCGCGGACGTCGTCATCACGCAGCTGGGCCCAGACGCCTCCTTCCAGGCCCTCTTCCGCGAAGCCCTCAAGTCCCTGCGCTCCAGCCCGTGACTTCCGGACACCGCTTCGCCCCCCGGGGCGAGACGCGGTGCTTCAGGGAGCGGGGAATCCTCGGAAAATACGCGCAAGGCTTTTTCCTGTAGAAAAGCGCGGTCGTTTCGCGGCGAACGAATGCGCTGTTCGCCCATGGTCATCGCGCGATCCACGCCGCTCACGGTCTGACACCCCTGAGCAATCCAGGCCGGCCATGCGCTGGCGAATTCCGCTGAAAATATCAATTTCCAGCGCAGGTGCGGCGGTTCCGGAAGGAGCCGCAGCGCGCCAAGGAGGCGTGTGTCATGGCGGCGTGGCGTGAGGTTCCGGTCGTCGTGATGCTGCTCTCGGGTGTCCTCGGGGTGGGGTGTGGCGGGGGGGAAGGCGAGGACGTATCGGCGGTGCAAGAGGCGCCAGCGGCGATGGAGCAGGCGGTCTACGGGGGCCCGCAGCCGTGTGGCCTGTCGGCGCGGCTCGTCCGGGACGTCCGGCGCGGCGCGGAGGGCTCGGCGCCGGAGACGCTGGTGGAGGTGGGCGGGCAGGTCTTCTACGCCGCGGATGACGGCGTGTCCGGCCGCGAGCTGTGGGTGATGGAGGGGAGCGCCACGGGCGCGCACCAGGTGAAGGACGTGCGGCCCGGGGCCAATGGCAGCACGCCGCGCTTCCTCACGCGGATGGGCGGGCGGCTGTTCTTCGTCGCGGACGACGGCGCGCACGGGCCGGAGCTGTGGCTGTCGGACGGCACCGAGAAGGGCACGGTGCTGGTGGCGGACCTCCGGCTCGGGGCGCAGGGCAGCGCGCCGGACGGGCTGACGGTGGTGGGCAACCGGCTGTACTTCACCGCGGATGACGGCACGCGCGGCCGCGAGCTGTGGAGCACGGACGGCACGGCGAAGGGCACGCAGCTCACGCAGGAGTTCGCGCGCGGGCCGGGCTCGCTGTTCCTGGACGACCTGACGGAGTGGAACGGGAAGCTCGCGCTGGTGGCGTACGGCGACGCGGTGACGCTGTGGGTGGTGGACGGGCGGACCGGCACCTCGCGGGCGCTCTTCCACGCCCCGGAGCAGTCCGTCGTCTTCGCGCTGACGCCCGCGGGGAAGGATCGCCTCTTCTTCCTCGTGGACGTGGGCTTCGGCGAGGCGGACCTCTGGGTGACGCGGGGCCAGCCCCTCCTCACCTTCCCGCTGAGGCACTTCGAGGGGGACTACCCGTCGGAGCTCACGCCGCTGGGCAGCGCCGTGTACTTCATGGCCGGCGCGGAGGGCTTCTTCGGCGAGCCCGGGGACCAGGTCCACGGCGGCGAGCTGTGGAAGAGCGACGGCACGCTCCTGGGCACCCGCCTGGTGAAGGACGTGCGGCCGGGGCCCCAGGGCTCGCTGCCCTCCGGGCTGACGGTGCTGGACGGGCGGCTGTACTTCTCAGCGGATGACGGCGTGCACGGCCGCGAGCTGTGGCGCTCCAACGGCACGGCGCAGGGCACGGTGCTGGTGAAGGACGTGGAGCCAGGTCCCGAAGGCAGCACCCCCATGTCCTTCGCGGTGGTGGACGGGTGGCTCTTCTTCTCCGCGACGACGGCGGGCCGGGGCCGCGAGGGCTGGTACTCCAACGGCGACCCGGGCCGCGTGGACCCGATGCGCGACATCGCGCCCGCGGGGCTGGACGCGAACCCCCGCGGCTTCGTGCGCGCGGGGAGCTCCGTCTTCTTCCTCGCCACGGACCCGGCCCAGGGGGAGGAGCCCTGGGCGCTGCCCTTCCTCCCCGCGGCCCGCTGCGCCCGCCTGGAGCCCTGACGGCTCCGGCTGTGACTACGCCGCGCGACGCATCGCGGGCGTGGGGTGCAGACCGCCCGTGTTGGGCGCGGGCAGCACCACGGTGGGCCCCAGGCCCGGGGCCAGGAGGTGCGCGGTGAGCAGTGAGGACGGGTGGAAGTTCACGAACGACGCGTCATGCGCGGACGGGCCCGCGAAGAGCTTCTCCACCACCATGGACGCGTACTGCTCCAGCGAGTCTTCGCGCGTGTTGCCGTTGAGCACCACCTCCCAGCCCATCTGCTCCGCGAAGCGGCGCACGCCGGGGATGCGCGACAGCAGCGGCGTGTAGCTCTCCGTGCTCACGCCGTTCTCGCTCACCACGAAGACTTCGTTCGCGGTGGCCACCGCCAGGGACATGTTCCCCTGCGTGTGGCCGGGCGTGCTGAGCAGCGCCGCGCCCTGGCCCAGCCACGTGTCGCCGTCCAGGAGCATCACGCGCTCGTCGGGGATGTCCGCGCCGCCGGGCACGAACCACACGTGCTGCATGGGGTGCAGGTGCTTCACCATGGTCCACTCCGCGCGCTGCACCAGCAGCTTCGCCCGGGGGAAGACGGGCGGGCTTCCGTCACCGCCCAGCCAGCCGCGCAGGTCCTGGATGTGCAGGTGGTCGAAGGCCAGGTAGTCCACGTCCGACGGCGTCAGCCCCAGCTGCTCCAGGTAGCCCTGCACCGTGCCGTGGCGGGTGGACATCACCTTGTCGGAGAGGAACGCGCCGTAGCGCTCGCGCAGCGCGCGGTAGAAGGGCGCCGCGTGGCCCCGCTCGTAGTCGGTGGGGTTGAAGAGCAGCGTGCGCCGCTGGCCGGTGCCGGCTTCCGCGAACTGCACCACCTGCATGCGGTTGGTCATCATCACGTAGGGCGCCGGGGACAGCGCCGCCCCGCTGAAGGCGAACAGCGTGGGGTAGGGGAACGTGATGAGGTCACAGGTGGCCACCGCCGCCACCGGGCCTTCCCGGACGAAGGCCTCGCGGGCCTCCTGCGCGGCGCGGCGCAGCTTCTGGATGCGGAGGCCGGGCGAACGCTCGGCGCGGGCCTCGGGCAGGAGGGGCAGGGGACGGAACGGGGCGGAAGCGGAAATCATGACGCGACTCCCTTCGGGCAGGGGGACGTGCCCCCTGGCTGGCCGGTCGGCGTGCCACTCCGAGTCTAGCGCCGCCAGAAGGGCAGCGACACGCGCCCCCTTCGCTGTATAGGGTCGGAATGGCGATGGCGAGGAAGTCCGACGACACCCTCTCGGGAGATGTTCAGCCGGAAGACATCCGGTTGGAGGCCTCCCTGCGCCCGCGCACCTTCGACGAGTACGTGGGGCAGGGGACGGTCGTCGAGAAGCTGAAGGTGTACGTGGCCGCGGCCCGGAGCCGGGGTGACGCGCTGGACCACTGCCTGTTCTCCGGCCCCCCGGGCCTGGGCAAGACGTCGCTCGCGCACATCATCGCGAACGAGCTGGGCGTGGGCATCCACGTCACCAGCGGCCCCGCGCTGGAGAAGAAGGGCGACCTGGCGGGCCTGCTCACCAACCTCAACGAGCGGGACATCCTCTTCATCGACGAAATCCACCGCCTCAACGCCGCCGTGGAGGAGTACCTCTACCCGGCGATGGAGGACTTCCGGCTGGACATCACCATCGACACCGGGCCCGCCGCCCGCGCGATGAAGATCGACCTGCCGCCCTTCACGCTGGTGGGCGCCACCACGCGCACGGGCCTGCTCACGTCCCCGCTGCGCGACCGCTTCCAGATCCAGGATCGCCTGGAGTACTACGAGCCGAAGTTCCTGGAGCAGATCCTCGACCGCTCCGCGCGCATCCTCGGCGTGCCCATGGACCGCGCCGCCAGCCGCGAGGTCTCCACCCGCTCGCGCGGCACGCCCCGCATCGCGAACCGCCTCTTGCGCCGCCTGCGCGACTTCGCCCAGGTGGAGGGCAACGGCCGCATCACCTACGACCTGGCGCATGACTCGCTGAGCCGCCTGGGCGTGGACGCGAGTGGCCTGGACGCGATGGACCGCAAGATCCTCCTCACCATCCTGGAGAAGTTCGGCGGCGGCCCGGTGGGCGTGGAGACCATCGCCGCGAGCGTGGGCGAACAGCGCGACACCATCGAGGACGTCTACGAGCCCTTCCTCATGCAGGAGGGCTTCCTCATGCGCACGCCCCGGGGCCGCACCGCCACGCTGCGCACCTACCAGTACTTCAAGAAGACGCCGCCCCCCAGCTCCCCACAAGGGGCGCTCTTCTAACCCGCACCCCTTCCCGCCATGAGCCAAGCCCCCGCCGCCGTGCCCACGGTCCTCCCCAGTCCCCGCGACTACTACGGCGACCTGATGCGCGCCTCGCAGGCCACGCGCGCGGGCTTCCTCGCGGAGCGCGAGCGCTGGCTGCGCGGCGTGCCGGTGGAGGGCCGCGAGGAGCTGCTCTTCGAGTTCGAGATGTGGCTGCGCGCGGTGGAGCGCTACCTGAACCTCCACAACGCCGTGGTGGACGCCCGCGCCCGGCCGCTCGTCACGCGCGACTTCCACGAGGAGCTGGTGGACGTGCGCGACGCTATGGAGCGCGCCGTGCGCGTCGCCCGGCACCTGCAGGACCCGGACAGCGACCCGAAGATGGTCTTCCGCAAGTACGTGGAGACCCAGCTCGCGGACGACCGCGTGCGCCGGCTGCTCATCGAAGAGGAACTGGACCAGGAGACCCCGCCGGAGAGCCTCTTCGTCGTACGCGAGGCGTTCGACGCGCTGAAGAACCTGCTCGACAACCTGCTCCAGCTGCCGCTCATCGGCCTGTCGCTGTTCCAGGACGTGGGCAAGCTGACGCTGCGGGAGATCGTCCTCAACCGCTACTTCCGCCCCTTCCGCCCGCTGGAGTTCCGCGTCGAGTACGACCGGCTGCGCTCCGTGCGCCTGCTGGATGTGCTGGGCTCGCTGCCCCAGGACACGCGGCCCCTCTTCACCACCGCGTTCCTGGGCCTGTTTCGCGTGCTGCACTACCTGACGCACGTGGATCCGGAGTCGCAGCCGCCCGTGCCGCGCCGCGTGCGCGTGCTCCTGGCCCTGGTGCGCGGCGAGGTCTCCGCCGTGGCCAGTTACCTGCACACGGAGCTGTCCCCCAAGGCCGGCCCCAAGCACCTGCAGGCCGCCACGCTGCGCGCCGCGCGCGACCTGGCCCGGGAGACGGACCGCATCTCCCGCGAGGTGCTGGTGGACCTGGACCGCGACCCCGCCGCGCCCCTGCGCGCCGCGGAGGCCTTCACCACGCTGTTGCGCCAGCAGATCGTCGCGCTGGTGGACGCGCTGGCCCCCAACGGCGCGCTGGGAGAGGAGGCCTTCGCCCACCTCACCAGCGCCCAGGACGCCGCGCTGCGCCTGCGCAAGGACCTGTGGGTCTACGCCCAGCTGTGCCGCGCCGCCGAAAGCCACCTGCGCGCGGAGGACGTGACCGCCGCAGAGCGCGTGCTGGAGGCCCTCAAGTCGTTCCTCGACTACTTCCACGACGGCGGCTACCAGCTCCTGCGCTACGCGGACTACGACGCCTTCGACCGCTTCACCTCGCTGCTGGTGGAGCTGCCCTGGCCCCCGGAAGGCCCCGGCATCCGCAGCCGCCTGGCGGAGGACCTCCGGCGGTTCTCACAGACACTGGAGACCACCTTCCACGCCGTCAGCCGCCGCTCGCTCCTCCAGGGCCGCGGCTTCGACCGGCCGGACGCGGAAGCCCTGCGCGACCGCTTCCTGCCGCCTGCCCGCTGACCCACCCTCCCAGTCACGATTCCCGTCAAGCCCCGGACTCCCGGTATGTCCGGGATGTGCGTTTGCTTCCGGGCACTCGCCTGCGATAGAGACGCGCCCCTGTCACGTGGGTGACACGCACTCCCGGTTGGTTTGAAACCATTCGGGTGCCCCGGAGTTCGAAGGATGAATTCCGGACATCGCTGTCACGGTGGGAGGAGCAGTGGTGGGTTTCCCAAGAGGGGTGTCCGGGCTTCGGTCAGGTCCATCCCCCGTACCGGCGGACCATGTGCCAGCAGTTCCAGGGGGTTGGGAAGGGCAGGGCCTCCCCTTCAGGCAATTCTTGTGTCACGGCCACGTGGCATGTTGATTGCTCCTGTGTGCAGCGCGTCAGACCGCCGTGGAACGGCCTGACGGGGCCATACCCCGCGTATGTCAGTACGAAGCAGTCCCTAGAGGCGACACCGACATGCTCCAGCTCAACGACTTCCAGCGCACCCTCTCCCAGCCGGCCATCTGCCGCGGCGTGGGGCTCCACTCCGGGTTGCCCGTGACGCTGACCCTGAAGCCCGCGCCCGCGGGGCATGGCATCGTCTTCGTGCGCACGGACCTGGCGCGCCCGGTGAGCATCCCCGCGCTGGCGGAGTACGTGGTGGACACGTCGCTGGCCACCACCCTGGGCCGGGACGGCGTGAAGGTGGGCACGGTGGAGCACCTGATGTCCGCGCTGGCGGCGCTGGGCATCGACAACGTGCGCGCGGAGCTGGACGGGCCGGAAGTGCCCATCATGGACGGCAGCGCGGCGCCCTTCACGCACGCCATCATGGAGGCCGGTTCCCACGAGCTGGATGCTCCGCGTGAGTACCTGGTCATCAAGAAGAGCGTGGTGGTGCAGGACGGCGACAAGCAGGCGTCGCTCACCCCCGCCCGGCGCTTCCGCATCAGCTGCACCATCGACTTCGAGCACCCCGTCATCCAGGGCCAGTCCTTCGACGTGGACGTGAACGACCGGGGCTTCTCGCGTGAAATCTCGCGCGCCCGCACGTTCGGCTTCCTGCGTGACGTGGAGAAGCTCAAGACGCTGGGCCTGGCGCGCGGCGGCTCGCTGGAGAACGCCGTCGTGGTGGACGAGGCCGCCATCCTCAACCCGGACGGCCTGCGCTTCCCGGACGA
The sequence above is drawn from the Corallococcus sp. NCRR genome and encodes:
- a CDS encoding Fpg/Nei family DNA glycosylase; the protein is MAEVPEVEIIVRDLKQAVVGRRFVGAEVLMPAAVRFASPPDFIQNLTGRKVLAAERRAKFMLLTLDDGQTLALHFMLWGELQLRPVGSERPPATLVVLTLEGNEELQLTDTLGYARVALGPTALLASQLKLEELGPEALDEAFTPEVLAKLLRRRRSALKTVLLNQRVLAGLGNRDADESMWVAGIDPRRLASSLSPSEIVRLHQGIRDVLEEGLRLRGTQRDLFGVQGQAKHRRNIFGKTGAPCPRCATPVSHLRIGGRNTHWCAHCQPADGAVTEAPAQTSLL
- a CDS encoding response regulator, which translates into the protein MVAYLHAAPPPETSAPAGGRDALDLPGGTGDWVLLVGETARPAVAEALAREGFEPVLVDGARAALARLGVEAGGTLPGVAPTDSKDGLPRLVIIDADLPDGDGFSLCGVLRADPKCAHLPVLLVAKLAEEFHRDLAAGVGADEYLVEPVDARDVAVLARLKAGRRGDEDVYDAHTSTLPLVALVRALLSGVRSGRVVLSEDSGTLFFRHGLVVDAAFHGERGSLAFRRLLCFGAGAYTVTFGPELQRGSFSMDRPFICEQVVPGLERFEQLRVKGLPLAARLTVDFNRLAQELPSLPEDVEQVVRLFDGRRTVRAMLLECRFPEALAYEAATRLFMLGVLVPAILVEERERARESAGPPRLFEPVLAPDSEPEPGPDAS
- a CDS encoding YebC/PmpR family DNA-binding transcriptional regulator; the protein is MSGHNRWSKLKRRNAVLGVAKGKLYSKAIKEMTVAARLGGGDPSSNARLRVAVAQARESNIPRDTIERAIKKGTGELAGESYEEVTYEGYGPGGVALIIECLTDNRNRSASDVRNLLSNYGGNMGAEGAVGWMFHRKGVITVKPGPTEDQVMEQALDAGAEDVVDQGPDGFEVRTAPADLHAVGAKLEAAGLALGEQKWTFVPQNTVKVEGDNAKRLLKLMDALDDNDDVQHVHANFEIDESLMESLST
- the ruvC gene encoding crossover junction endodeoxyribonuclease RuvC, coding for MRVLGVDPGSRFMGFGVVEEKKGKLVHLGHGVIKVVESAPLAERLKDLHAALSAALGRYQPEAVAVEGLFTFRNARSALVLGHARGVALLAAAQAGLPVHEYAPASVKKSVGASGAGGKDAVARMVRTLLGVDEATLERADASDALAVALCHLNQFRVGIPRASAPGNGKRKGAASVLADRLSSAYQRPETRR
- the ruvA gene encoding Holliday junction branch migration protein RuvA; translated protein: MIARLRGNVLEKGAEDAVVDVNGVGYRVNLSTVSLGKLPADGQPVDLRIRTVVREDAFELFGFLSPAEEELFQLLNTVSRVGPRMALGVMSGMEVGELIAALSRGETSRLAKIHGVGKKTAERLVLELKEKVRNLHSEGIAKGTTPRAPITSGNKADLVSALLNLGYKQPQAEKAADVVITQLGPDASFQALFREALKSLRSSP
- a CDS encoding ELWxxDGT repeat protein; this encodes MAAWREVPVVVMLLSGVLGVGCGGGEGEDVSAVQEAPAAMEQAVYGGPQPCGLSARLVRDVRRGAEGSAPETLVEVGGQVFYAADDGVSGRELWVMEGSATGAHQVKDVRPGANGSTPRFLTRMGGRLFFVADDGAHGPELWLSDGTEKGTVLVADLRLGAQGSAPDGLTVVGNRLYFTADDGTRGRELWSTDGTAKGTQLTQEFARGPGSLFLDDLTEWNGKLALVAYGDAVTLWVVDGRTGTSRALFHAPEQSVVFALTPAGKDRLFFLVDVGFGEADLWVTRGQPLLTFPLRHFEGDYPSELTPLGSAVYFMAGAEGFFGEPGDQVHGGELWKSDGTLLGTRLVKDVRPGPQGSLPSGLTVLDGRLYFSADDGVHGRELWRSNGTAQGTVLVKDVEPGPEGSTPMSFAVVDGWLFFSATTAGRGREGWYSNGDPGRVDPMRDIAPAGLDANPRGFVRAGSSVFFLATDPAQGEEPWALPFLPAARCARLEP
- the ruvB gene encoding Holliday junction branch migration DNA helicase RuvB, producing MAMARKSDDTLSGDVQPEDIRLEASLRPRTFDEYVGQGTVVEKLKVYVAAARSRGDALDHCLFSGPPGLGKTSLAHIIANELGVGIHVTSGPALEKKGDLAGLLTNLNERDILFIDEIHRLNAAVEEYLYPAMEDFRLDITIDTGPAARAMKIDLPPFTLVGATTRTGLLTSPLRDRFQIQDRLEYYEPKFLEQILDRSARILGVPMDRAASREVSTRSRGTPRIANRLLRRLRDFAQVEGNGRITYDLAHDSLSRLGVDASGLDAMDRKILLTILEKFGGGPVGVETIAASVGEQRDTIEDVYEPFLMQEGFLMRTPRGRTATLRTYQYFKKTPPPSSPQGALF
- the lpxC gene encoding UDP-3-O-acyl-N-acetylglucosamine deacetylase, with protein sequence MLQLNDFQRTLSQPAICRGVGLHSGLPVTLTLKPAPAGHGIVFVRTDLARPVSIPALAEYVVDTSLATTLGRDGVKVGTVEHLMSALAALGIDNVRAELDGPEVPIMDGSAAPFTHAIMEAGSHELDAPREYLVIKKSVVVQDGDKQASLTPARRFRISCTIDFEHPVIQGQSFDVDVNDRGFSREISRARTFGFLRDVEKLKTLGLARGGSLENAVVVDEAAILNPDGLRFPDEFVRHKILDAIGDVSLFGRPVIGHMTAFKTGHALNHKLVRKVLADPSSFDIVTARRRDVEGREPGRASLAGALELEPLVA